A region of the Cyanobium usitatum str. Tous genome:
GGACATTCAGTGGCAAGACGTTGCTGCTGTCACTAACTAAGATGCTTTTTCGATGAGATGTGGTGCGTCAAAACAGTCTCTTATATTGCTCTTATTTGCTGCTTGGTCCCTCTATGGAGGGTTAGCAGTTCACGCCGCCTCTGTTCTGTCCATTGGTGACGCAGACACCATCACAGTGACCGAAGGCAGTAGGCGGATCAAGGTTCGTCTTGCCTGCATTGATGCTCCCGAGACATCCCAATCTCCATATGGGATGGAGTCCAGGAAAACTCTGCAGGGACTGCTGCCCATCGGATCAAAAGTCATCCTCAAGAGCAAGGCAGTGGACCGCTACGGGCGCAACGTTGCTGAGGTACTCAAAGGTGCCACCAATATCAATCAGTCCCTTGTTGGATCTGGCAATGCCTTTGTCTACTGGCAGTACATCAGTGGGTGTGACCGCCATACCTACTCCCGACTGGAGAACGATGCACGTTTGAAGGGTGCTGGGGTCTGGAGTGTGCCTGGTGGGATCCAGCGCCCATGGGACTACAGGCGTAACAGGAAAGGTGGTAGTAGTGCGTCTTCAAGTGGTGGTGGATCCAGCAGCGGCAAGTATCGCTGTAAGGAGATCGGGTCTTGGAACAAGGCGCAGGACTTACTCAAGCAGGGTCATACCTACCTGGATCGTGATGGCGACGGGGAGGCGTGTGAGTCACTCAAATGACGATTAATATTGAGTGGCAGTGACTTTTCCAACGATCCAGTGAACGATCTCTGCCTGCAAGAGGTTTGCGATAGCAACCTTTCTACCTATCTCAATCTTGCCCAGGCGTATGAGGCAGAGTTCTCGCCAATTACCAAGAAGAACCCTAACCTCACAGGTCTCTACGAGTTGGACACGACTATTGGTGGCGAAGTTAAGGCATACATTCTTCAGAACAGCGCGAATGCAATTGGGTTTGCCGCAGCATCAGTTCCAGAAGAAGGGACAAGAGACCTTCGCGAGTTCTACATTGTGCCAACAATGCGCGGCAAAAAGATAGGGACTTATCTTGCCAGGCAAGTTTTCTCCTTCTATCCCGGGAAGTGGACAGTGAAGCAATTAAAGCAGGCAACTCACGCCACATCATTTTGGCATCAAGCATTGTCTGAACTAGGCATTCCCTACGAAGAAACAATTTTGCTGGATGAGTATTGGGGGAATGTAGTGATGCAGACATTTCAGATTATGCCGCAGTCATATCCTTGATGAGGGATCAATCTGGTAAAGACTGAAATACCAATGACACTCTAGATCCAGTGGCAAGAGCAAAACGGCACCTCGCATCATCGCCAGACCAAGCAAGATCTGGCGGATGCTTATCGGGTTGCTCAGCGTCGTACTGAATCCACAGGGGCGCGCCACTTCAAGACCAGAAAGCAGGGCACAGCAACCCTGACCTACTGCCCCTGGAACACCATTGCCCGCCACCTTCACCACCGTGCCCCTGGTTGGTGTTGGGAGGTTCAATCGGTTCAGGAGGTTGGCGGTGCCGTTGTCGTGACGGGGCGCCTAACCATCCCCACCGCTGATGGAGACCTGCTCCATTACTCGGCGGTTGCTTCGGAACCGTTGGAATCGAAGTCACAGGCACCCGCTGCTGAGGTTGCTGCGTCTTCGTGCCTCAGGAGGGCGGCAGCGTTGGCGGGGTTGGGGTTGGAGTTGTGGGGGTAGAGGCGCCAACATTGCGCCGCTGGTCCTGCCAATACATAAATGGGTGACTACCACTGAGCGAACCTAAGGGTTGGGGTTAAACGAGGCGGCAAAGACCGTTCCAGATTTATGCAGAAAATGCATAAAGCAAGGTGGCTACTCAAGCAGTGTGCGCATAAGCACCCGTTCCAAGCCCGCAGACCCTCTCCTGGGTCGCAAGGGGGAGGGTAAGATTTGAAGAAAATATGAAGAGAGTCGGAATTGGTTCTGGGTCTCTTCCCTAATCCACTGCAGGGAGAGGACTGAATGGCAATTTCTAATGCAGCGACGAACCTCCTTAGTGCCCTTCTGCCCGAGTGGCACCTGCTGCTTCAGGGATGGTCGGCAGATGGTCGACTGACTACTGCCGCTCAAGAGGCACTGCTGCTGAACGGGGAACCTGGAGCACTCAGCGACCTGACGAACCAGTGGTCTGCGGGTGAGTTCGGTGCCTTACCGCCAATCGTTCTGCTCTCCGCGGCGGACATCAACGGTGCGCTGGGGGCTTATGCGCTCAGTACAGGCACGATCTATCTCAATGCCGATTGGTTAGCAGGGGC
Encoded here:
- a CDS encoding thermonuclease family protein — encoded protein: MESRKTLQGLLPIGSKVILKSKAVDRYGRNVAEVLKGATNINQSLVGSGNAFVYWQYISGCDRHTYSRLENDARLKGAGVWSVPGGIQRPWDYRRNRKGGSSASSSGGGSSSGKYRCKEIGSWNKAQDLLKQGHTYLDRDGDGEACESLK